In Bacteriovorax stolpii, a single genomic region encodes these proteins:
- the scpA gene encoding methylmalonyl-CoA mutase, protein MLNDWEKLVEKETKGKKPSDLTWNSPEGIPVKAFYSKADTEKLKFTDTMPGIEPFIRGPKATMYAGRPWTIRQYAGFSTAEESNAFYRKALAAGAQGVSVAFDLATHRGYDSDHPRVSGDVGKAGVAIDSVEDMKILFDGIPLDKVSVSMTMNGAVLPILANYIVAAEEQGVSQDKLSGTIQNDILKEFMVRNTYIFPPAPSMRAIADIFAYTAKNMPKFNSISISGYHMQEAGADAVLELAYTIADGKEYIDTALAAGMNIDDFAPRLSFFFGIGMNFYMEIAKLRAARFLWNKVVSKYNPKKEDSKILRTHCQTSGWSLTEQDPYNNVIRTTIEAMAAVFGGTQSLHTNAFDEAIALPTEFSARIARNTQIIIQEETHITNVVDPWGGSYMMEALTQEMIDKAQAILDEVEQAGGMAKAIETGIPKLNIEKSAAIKQARIDKGLDVIVGVNKYRLKEEDAIETLEIDNHKVRDSQIVRLEKLRNNRDDEAVMQALEELTEYARTGKGNGLDLAVKAARLRASVGEITYALERVWGRYNANTQTVTGVYGKSFEKDENWMKIAEDIKAFVEKHGRRPRMLVAKMGQDGHDRGAKVIATAFADVGFDIDLAPLFSTPAEVAKQAVENDVHVVGVSSQAAGHKTLIPDLIAELKKLGADDIIVVAGGVIPKTDYDFLWKAGVKGIFGPGTVIPVAARDVLKAIEENLKG, encoded by the coding sequence ATGTTAAACGATTGGGAAAAACTCGTCGAAAAAGAAACTAAAGGCAAAAAGCCAAGTGACCTGACATGGAACTCTCCAGAAGGAATTCCGGTTAAGGCCTTCTACTCTAAAGCTGATACAGAAAAACTAAAATTTACAGATACAATGCCGGGAATTGAGCCTTTTATCAGAGGGCCAAAAGCCACTATGTACGCTGGACGTCCATGGACGATCCGTCAGTATGCTGGATTTTCAACAGCTGAAGAATCAAATGCATTCTATAGAAAAGCACTCGCTGCTGGGGCTCAAGGGGTTTCAGTTGCTTTCGATCTTGCCACTCACCGCGGATACGATTCAGACCACCCACGCGTTTCAGGTGATGTTGGAAAAGCTGGTGTAGCAATTGACTCCGTTGAAGATATGAAAATTCTTTTTGATGGAATCCCATTAGATAAAGTTTCTGTTTCAATGACAATGAACGGAGCCGTTCTTCCAATTTTAGCTAACTACATCGTTGCTGCTGAAGAGCAAGGCGTCTCTCAAGATAAACTTTCTGGAACTATCCAAAACGATATCTTAAAAGAATTCATGGTGAGAAACACTTATATCTTCCCACCAGCTCCTTCAATGAGAGCGATCGCTGACATCTTCGCCTACACAGCGAAGAATATGCCAAAATTCAACTCAATCTCTATTTCAGGATACCACATGCAGGAAGCTGGAGCGGATGCCGTTCTAGAACTTGCTTACACAATCGCTGACGGAAAAGAATACATCGACACTGCTCTTGCCGCTGGCATGAACATCGACGACTTCGCTCCAAGACTTTCATTCTTCTTTGGTATCGGAATGAACTTCTACATGGAGATTGCAAAACTTAGAGCTGCAAGATTTCTTTGGAATAAAGTTGTTTCTAAATACAACCCGAAAAAAGAAGACTCGAAAATACTTCGCACGCACTGCCAGACTTCTGGTTGGTCACTGACTGAGCAAGACCCATACAACAACGTTATCAGAACAACGATTGAAGCTATGGCCGCTGTTTTCGGTGGAACTCAGTCACTACACACCAATGCTTTTGATGAGGCCATCGCACTTCCGACTGAATTTTCGGCGAGAATCGCCAGAAACACTCAGATCATTATCCAGGAAGAAACTCACATCACAAACGTCGTTGACCCTTGGGGTGGATCATACATGATGGAAGCTCTGACTCAAGAGATGATCGATAAAGCTCAGGCCATCCTTGATGAAGTTGAACAAGCTGGTGGAATGGCAAAAGCGATCGAAACTGGCATTCCAAAACTTAACATTGAAAAATCAGCGGCCATTAAACAGGCCCGCATTGATAAAGGGCTAGATGTTATCGTTGGGGTCAATAAGTATCGTCTAAAAGAAGAAGACGCGATTGAAACTCTTGAAATTGATAACCATAAAGTTCGCGACTCACAAATCGTCCGCTTAGAAAAACTAAGAAACAACCGCGATGACGAAGCTGTGATGCAAGCTCTTGAGGAGCTGACAGAATACGCTCGCACTGGAAAAGGAAATGGACTTGACCTTGCCGTTAAGGCCGCTCGCCTTCGCGCCAGTGTTGGAGAAATCACTTACGCCCTGGAAAGAGTTTGGGGACGCTATAATGCTAATACACAAACAGTAACCGGTGTTTACGGTAAATCTTTTGAAAAGGATGAGAACTGGATGAAAATCGCAGAGGACATTAAAGCTTTCGTAGAAAAACACGGACGCCGTCCGAGAATGCTCGTTGCGAAGATGGGTCAAGACGGCCACGACCGCGGAGCAAAAGTTATTGCAACCGCTTTTGCTGACGTTGGCTTTGATATCGATCTTGCTCCTCTTTTCTCAACTCCTGCTGAAGTCGCAAAACAAGCTGTAGAAAACGACGTTCACGTTGTGGGGGTTTCTTCTCAAGCTGCCGGACATAAAACACTTATCCCGGATTTAATTGCAGAACTTAAAAAACTTGGTGCTGACGATATCATCGTTGTTGCCGGTGGAGTTATTCCAAAAACGGACTACGACTTCTTATGGAAAGCAGGAGTTAAAGGAATTTTCGGACCAGGAACAGTTATTCCTGTTGCAGCCCGCGATGTTCTAAAAGCGATCGAAGAAAACCTTAAAGGCTAA